In Oryza brachyantha chromosome 2, ObraRS2, whole genome shotgun sequence, a single window of DNA contains:
- the LOC102713875 gene encoding pentatricopeptide repeat-containing protein At1g33350, giving the protein MPRTPPSSSHGDFVAALHRCATLPHLKQLHANAVVTGRAAAQPTTFHLLRFASLRLSCLPYARRLFDATPSPNIFLYSAMLSAYAAASSTAQEHAWDSLALFLRMLRRGRPAPNQFVYPLVLRAACAMEIQLVRSIHCRSCKDGFYGHDVISTSLLDGYSRYGMMGDARKLFDGLTERNVVSWTALVSGYARAGKAGDAIVLFERMPQRDVPAWNAIIAGCTQNGLFVEAVGIFKRMVDEGFRPNGTTVSCLLSACGHLGMLKIGKVLHGYAWRSCIGFGSSVVNGLIDMYGKCGNMMEAKWIFDEVSDRRLTTWNSLINCLALHGCSESAIAMFNAMRNEGVQPDEVTFVGLLNACTHGGFVDEGLRYFELMSDEHEIEPEIEHYGCVVDLLCRAGRFQDAMNFINDMKLEPDEVIWGSLLNACRIHRHLELAEHAIRKLLDLNPNNANYVVMLANLYSEGGFWEEVRKVRKLMKEDVTGKKLPGCSWIEVNRRTHRFYSGDDGHPESEDIYSTLDELATSMEIQDTFA; this is encoded by the coding sequence ATGCCCCGAACGCCACCGTCCTCCTCCCACGGCgacttcgtcgccgccctccaccgCTGCGCCACCCTCCCGCACCTCAAGCAGCTCCACGCCAACGCCGTCGtcaccggccgcgccgccgcgcagccCACCACCTTCCACCTCCTCCGGTTtgcctccctccgcctctcCTGCCTCCCCTACGCGCGCCGCCTCTTCGACGCCACGCCCAGCCCCAACATCTTCCTCTATTCCGCCATGCTCTCCgcctacgccgccgcctcctccaccgcgcAAGAGCACGCCTGGGACTCCCTCGCGCTCTTCCTCCGCAtgctccgccgcggccgccccgCGCCCAACCAGTTCGTCTACCCGCTTGTCCTCCGCGCCGCCTGCGCCATGGAGATCCAGCTGGTCAGGTCGATCCATTGCCGCTCCTGCAAGGATGGGTTCTACGGGCACGATGTTATAAGTACCTCGCTCCTCGATGGGTACTCGAGGTACGGGATGATGGGGGACGCGCGCAAGCTGTTCGATGGTTTGACCGAGAGGAACGTGGTCTCCTGGACAGCGCTGGTGTCTGGGTATGCAAGGGCAGGGAAGGCTGGGGACGCGATAGTGTTGTTTGAACGGATGCCTCAGAGGGATGTGCCTGCGTGGAATGCAATCATTGCTGGATGCACACAAAACGGGTTGTTTGTGGAGGCAGTGGGGATTTTCAAGAGGATGGTGGATGAGGGCTTCCGGCCAAATGGCACCACCGTTTCTTGTTTGCTGTCTGCATGCGGGCATTTAGGAATGCTGAAGATCGGGAAGGTCCTCCATGGTTATGCGTGGAGGAGCTGTATTGGTTTTGGTTCATCTGTTGTAAATGGGTTGATCGATATGTATGGTAAATGTGGGAATATGATGGAGGCAAAATGGATCTTTGATGAGGTTTCTGATAGGCGTTTGACCACATGGAATTCTCTGATCAATTGCCTTGCACTACATGGGTGCAGTGAGAGTGCCATTGCTATGTTTAATGCGATGAGGAATGAAGGGGTTCAACCTGACGAGGTTACTTTTGTTGGGCTGTTGAATGCATGCACCCATGGAGGGTTTGTCGATGAAGGCCTTAGATACTTTGAACTGATGTCTGATGAGCATGAAATTGAGCCAGAGATTGAGCATTATGGTTGTGTTGTAGATCTTCTTTGTCGAGCAGGACGGTTTCAGGATGCGATGAATTTTATCAATGATATGAAACTTGAACCAGACGAAGTCATTTGGGGGTCATTACTCAATGCCTGTAGAATACACAGACACCTAGAACTAGCTGAGCATGCAATAAGAAAGTTGTTGGATTTGAATCCAAATAATGCTAATTATGTAGTGATGCTTGCAAATTTATACAGTGAAGGTGGTTTCTGGGAAGAGGTTAGGAAGGTAAGAAAGCTCATGAAGGAGGATGTTACAGGCAAGAAGCTGCCTGGTTGTAGCTGGATTGAGGTTAATCGCAGAACTCATCGGTTTTACTCTGGTGATGATGGTCACCCAGAGTCTGAGGATATCTATAGCACTCTTGATGAGTTAGCTACCTCAATGGAAATTCAGGATACATTTGCATAG
- the LOC102714151 gene encoding probable inactive histone-lysine N-methyltransferase SUVR2 isoform X1, producing MAKSNGNEENDDTGLSMVPPISKGRFDAAIRAMAGIGVLKETAEPVLHNLLKLFRYNWVHIEADNYLALADAIFNDSDPKDGQKRQANETNLGADQCNKKLKAKQCCQNTASKMHGNDKRELVEAPPQPGRGTLRVARAHSQLLIKEPHTCPSTAEDTTFVENNSSVLCHGQDRQTFEAPLATKRPQVVSPSTRKDAHRTSGALYAVDQKYEGDSGAHEGNWAVACSKDSPSNTEVVLSNTGAGKLSFIYNSSLANHSGFHLPDIKLICKKMEARCLRKYKSLERNFSFMNLLKDTCQCIVDLGFGSSGPRHEGIMQTLLAQDIMSKPSVPPILQSKQANSSFIRPNNLMSLGGTCSSHAVAGVGHNSSNMPVILHKLHIGANRPPHDVNDITKGEERLTIPIINEIGNGILPPPFHYIPHNITLQEAYVNPSLARIGDDNCCSDCFGDCLAQSLPCACAAETGGEFAYTTDGLLKGAFLDSCISMLQEPHKHPQFYCKICPNERMKMEVNSDSPNTEMNPGPCKGHLTRKFIKECWKKCGCTRNCGNRVVQQGITHHLQVFLTPGKKGWGLRSTEELPRGAFVCEYVGEILTNIELYDRTIQKTGKAKHTYPLLLDADWGTEGVLKDEEALCLDATFYGNIARFINHRCIDANIIGIPVEIETPDHHYYHLAFFTTRVIEPFEELTWDYGIDFDDVDHPVKAFKCRCGSEFCRDKARILRSKSRTPVVR from the exons ATGGCCAAATCCAATGGCAATGAGGAAAATGATGACACGGGATTGTC GATGGTACCTCCAATTTCCAAGGGAAGATTTGATGCTGCTATCAGAGCCATGGCTGGTATTGGTGTCCTAAAGGAAACTGCTGAGCCCGTGTTGCATAATCTGCTAAAATTATTTCGTTACAATTGGGTGCATATAGAAGCTGATAATTATCTGGCTCTTGCTGAtgctatatttaatgattcagATCCCAAA GACGGACAGAAAAGGCAAGCTAATGAGACAAATCTTGGTGCAGACCAATGTAACAAGAAGCTTAAGGCAAAACAGTGTTGTCAAAATACTGCATCCAAGATGCATGGCAATGACAAGAGAGAGTTGGTTGAAGCTCCACCACAGCCAGGACGAGGCACACTGAGAGTCGCCAGGGCACACTCACAATTACTGATCAAGGAACCGCATACATGCCCTAGTACTGCAGAGGATACAACATTTGTTGAAAATAATTCTTCTGTATTATGTCATGGTCAAGACCGCCAAACTTTTGAGGCTCCACTAGCAACTAAGCGTCCACAAGTTGTAAGCCCCAGTACTCGCAAAG ATGCACATAGGACTTCTGGTGCTCTCTATGCTGTTGATCAGAAGTATGAAGGTGACTCTGGTGCGCATGAAGGAAACTGGGCTGTTGCATGTAGCAAGGATTCTCCATCCAACACTGAGgtagttttgtcaaatacTGGGGCAGGGAAATTATCATTCATTTACAACTCCTCCCTGGCAAATCATTCTGGTTTTCATCTGCCTGACATTAAATTAATATGCAAGAAAATGGAGGCTAGATGTCTTAGGAAATACAAGAGCCTAGAACGCAATTTCTCTTTTATGAATCTTTTAAAAGATACTTGCCAGTGTATTGTTGACTTGGGTTTTGGATCTAGTGGACCTAGACATGAAGGCATCATGCAAACTCTTCTTGCCCAGGACATTATGTCCAAACCTTCAGTGCCACCAATATTGCAGTCAAAGCAAGCTAATTCCTCTTTTATTCGACCTAATAATCTCATGAGCCTTGGTGGTACTTGCTCCTctcatgctgttgctggtgtTGGCCACAATTCTAGTAATATGCCAGTTATTCTGCATAAACTACATATTGGTGCCAACAGACCACCTCATGATGTCAATGACATCACAAAAGGTGAAGAACGTTTAACGATTCCAATTATTAATGAAATCGGCAATGGgattcttcctcctccatttCACTACATACCACACAATATCACACTCCAAGAAGCCTATGTAAACCCCTCCCTTGCTAGAATCGGAGATGACAATTGCTGTTCTGATTGTTTTGGAGATTGTCTGGCACAATCACTTCCTTGTGCATGTGCTGCAGAAACAGGAGGAGAGTTTGCTTATACAACAGATGGCCTTCTTAAGGGAGCATTTCTAGATAGTTGTATCTCGATGCTTCAAGAACCACATAAACATCCACAGTTCTACTGCAAGATTTGCCCAAATGAACGAATGAAGATGGAAGTAAATTCTGATTCACCAAACACAGAAATGAATCCTGGTCCTTGTAAAGGACACCTTACAAGGAAATTCATTAAGGAATGCTGGAAAAAATGTGGCTGCACCAGAAATTGTGGAAACCGTGTGGTGCAGCAAGGCATCACACACCATTTACAG GTGTTCTTAACCCCCGGAAAAAAGGGATGGGGATTGCGCAGTACTGAAGAACTTCCTCGAGGTGCTTTTGTGTGCGAGTATGTTGGTGAAATATTAACGAACATTGAGCTGTATGACCGTACAATTCAAAAGACTGGTAAAGCAAAACACACATACCCGTTGTTACTTGATGCGGACTGGGGCACTGAAGGTGTTCTTAAGGACGAGGAAGCCCTTTGTCTGGATGCCACGTTTTATGGGAACATCGCAAGATTTATAAACCACAG GTGCATTGACGCTAATATTATAGGAATACCTGTTGAGATCGAGACGCCTGACCACCATTATTATCAT CTGGCGTTCTTCACAACAAGGGTAATAGAGCCTTTTGAGGAACTCACATGG GACTATGGGATTGACTTCGATGATGTCGATCATCCTGTCAAGGCATTCAAATGTCGTTGCGGAAGTGAGTTTTGCCGAGATAAAGCGCGCATATTAA GATCTAAATCGAGGACTCCGGTGGTACGATGA
- the LOC102714151 gene encoding probable inactive histone-lysine N-methyltransferase SUVR2 isoform X2 has translation MAKSNGNEENDDTGLSMVPPISKGRFDAAIRAMAGIGVLKETAEPVLHNLLKLFRYNWVHIEADNYLALADAIFNDSDPKDGQKRQANETNLGADQCNKKLKAKQCCQNTASKMHGNDKRELVEAPPQPGRGTLRVARAHSQLLIKEPHTCPSTAEDTTFVENNSSVLCHGQDRQTFEAPLATKRPQVVSPSTRKDAHRTSGALYAVDQKYEGDSGAHEGNWAVACSKDSPSNTEVVLSNTGAGKLSFIYNSSLANHSGFHLPDIKLICKKMEARCLRKYKSLERNFSFMNLLKDTCQCIVDLGFGSSGPRHEGIMQTLLAQDIMSKPSVPPILQSKQANSSFIRPNNLMSLGGTCSSHAVAGVGHNSSNMPVILHKLHIGANRPPHDVNDITKGEERLTIPIINEIGNGILPPPFHYIPHNITLQEAYVNPSLARIGDDNCCSDCFGDCLAQSLPCACAAETGGEFAYTTDGLLKGAFLDSCISMLQEPHKHPQFYCKICPNERMKMEVNSDSPNTEMNPGPCKGHLTRKFIKECWKKCGCTRNCGNRVVQQGITHHLQVFLTPGKKGWGLRSTEELPRGAFVCEYVGEILTNIELYDRTIQKTGKAKHTYPLLLDADWGTEGVLKDEEALCLDATFYGNIARFINHRTMGLTSMMSIILSRHSNVVAEVSFAEIKRAY, from the exons ATGGCCAAATCCAATGGCAATGAGGAAAATGATGACACGGGATTGTC GATGGTACCTCCAATTTCCAAGGGAAGATTTGATGCTGCTATCAGAGCCATGGCTGGTATTGGTGTCCTAAAGGAAACTGCTGAGCCCGTGTTGCATAATCTGCTAAAATTATTTCGTTACAATTGGGTGCATATAGAAGCTGATAATTATCTGGCTCTTGCTGAtgctatatttaatgattcagATCCCAAA GACGGACAGAAAAGGCAAGCTAATGAGACAAATCTTGGTGCAGACCAATGTAACAAGAAGCTTAAGGCAAAACAGTGTTGTCAAAATACTGCATCCAAGATGCATGGCAATGACAAGAGAGAGTTGGTTGAAGCTCCACCACAGCCAGGACGAGGCACACTGAGAGTCGCCAGGGCACACTCACAATTACTGATCAAGGAACCGCATACATGCCCTAGTACTGCAGAGGATACAACATTTGTTGAAAATAATTCTTCTGTATTATGTCATGGTCAAGACCGCCAAACTTTTGAGGCTCCACTAGCAACTAAGCGTCCACAAGTTGTAAGCCCCAGTACTCGCAAAG ATGCACATAGGACTTCTGGTGCTCTCTATGCTGTTGATCAGAAGTATGAAGGTGACTCTGGTGCGCATGAAGGAAACTGGGCTGTTGCATGTAGCAAGGATTCTCCATCCAACACTGAGgtagttttgtcaaatacTGGGGCAGGGAAATTATCATTCATTTACAACTCCTCCCTGGCAAATCATTCTGGTTTTCATCTGCCTGACATTAAATTAATATGCAAGAAAATGGAGGCTAGATGTCTTAGGAAATACAAGAGCCTAGAACGCAATTTCTCTTTTATGAATCTTTTAAAAGATACTTGCCAGTGTATTGTTGACTTGGGTTTTGGATCTAGTGGACCTAGACATGAAGGCATCATGCAAACTCTTCTTGCCCAGGACATTATGTCCAAACCTTCAGTGCCACCAATATTGCAGTCAAAGCAAGCTAATTCCTCTTTTATTCGACCTAATAATCTCATGAGCCTTGGTGGTACTTGCTCCTctcatgctgttgctggtgtTGGCCACAATTCTAGTAATATGCCAGTTATTCTGCATAAACTACATATTGGTGCCAACAGACCACCTCATGATGTCAATGACATCACAAAAGGTGAAGAACGTTTAACGATTCCAATTATTAATGAAATCGGCAATGGgattcttcctcctccatttCACTACATACCACACAATATCACACTCCAAGAAGCCTATGTAAACCCCTCCCTTGCTAGAATCGGAGATGACAATTGCTGTTCTGATTGTTTTGGAGATTGTCTGGCACAATCACTTCCTTGTGCATGTGCTGCAGAAACAGGAGGAGAGTTTGCTTATACAACAGATGGCCTTCTTAAGGGAGCATTTCTAGATAGTTGTATCTCGATGCTTCAAGAACCACATAAACATCCACAGTTCTACTGCAAGATTTGCCCAAATGAACGAATGAAGATGGAAGTAAATTCTGATTCACCAAACACAGAAATGAATCCTGGTCCTTGTAAAGGACACCTTACAAGGAAATTCATTAAGGAATGCTGGAAAAAATGTGGCTGCACCAGAAATTGTGGAAACCGTGTGGTGCAGCAAGGCATCACACACCATTTACAG GTGTTCTTAACCCCCGGAAAAAAGGGATGGGGATTGCGCAGTACTGAAGAACTTCCTCGAGGTGCTTTTGTGTGCGAGTATGTTGGTGAAATATTAACGAACATTGAGCTGTATGACCGTACAATTCAAAAGACTGGTAAAGCAAAACACACATACCCGTTGTTACTTGATGCGGACTGGGGCACTGAAGGTGTTCTTAAGGACGAGGAAGCCCTTTGTCTGGATGCCACGTTTTATGGGAACATCGCAAGATTTATAAACCACAG GACTATGGGATTGACTTCGATGATGTCGATCATCCTGTCAAGGCATTCAAATGTCGTTGCGGAAGTGAGTTTTGCCGAGATAAAGCGCGCATATTAA
- the LOC102714151 gene encoding probable inactive histone-lysine N-methyltransferase SUVR2 isoform X3, producing the protein MAKSNGNEENDDTGLSMVPPISKGRFDAAIRAMAGIGVLKETAEPVLHNLLKLFRYNWVHIEADNYLALADAIFNDSDPKDGQKRQANETNLGADQCNKKLKAKQCCQNTASKMHGNDKRELVEAPPQPGRGTLRVARAHSQLLIKEPHTCPSTAEDTTFVENNSSVLCHGQDRQTFEAPLATKRPQVVSPSTRKDAHRTSGALYAVDQKYEGDSGAHEGNWAVACSKDSPSNTEVVLSNTGAGKLSFIYNSSLANHSGFHLPDIKLICKKMEARCLRKYKSLERNFSFMNLLKDTCQCIVDLGFGSSGPRHEGIMQTLLAQDIMSKPSVPPILQSKQANSSFIRPNNLMSLGGTCSSHAVAGVGHNSSNMPVILHKLHIGANRPPHDVNDITKGEERLTIPIINEIGNGILPPPFHYIPHNITLQEAYVNPSLARIGDDNCCSDCFGDCLAQSLPCACAAETGGEFAYTTDGLLKGAFLDSCISMLQEPHKHPQFYCKICPNERMKMEVNSDSPNTEMNPGPCKGHLTRKFIKECWKKCGCTRNCGNRVVQQGITHHLQVFLTPGKKGWGLRSTEELPRGAFVCEYVGEILTNIELYDRTIQKTGKAKHTYPLLLDADWGTEGVLKDEEALCLDATFYGNIARFINHR; encoded by the exons ATGGCCAAATCCAATGGCAATGAGGAAAATGATGACACGGGATTGTC GATGGTACCTCCAATTTCCAAGGGAAGATTTGATGCTGCTATCAGAGCCATGGCTGGTATTGGTGTCCTAAAGGAAACTGCTGAGCCCGTGTTGCATAATCTGCTAAAATTATTTCGTTACAATTGGGTGCATATAGAAGCTGATAATTATCTGGCTCTTGCTGAtgctatatttaatgattcagATCCCAAA GACGGACAGAAAAGGCAAGCTAATGAGACAAATCTTGGTGCAGACCAATGTAACAAGAAGCTTAAGGCAAAACAGTGTTGTCAAAATACTGCATCCAAGATGCATGGCAATGACAAGAGAGAGTTGGTTGAAGCTCCACCACAGCCAGGACGAGGCACACTGAGAGTCGCCAGGGCACACTCACAATTACTGATCAAGGAACCGCATACATGCCCTAGTACTGCAGAGGATACAACATTTGTTGAAAATAATTCTTCTGTATTATGTCATGGTCAAGACCGCCAAACTTTTGAGGCTCCACTAGCAACTAAGCGTCCACAAGTTGTAAGCCCCAGTACTCGCAAAG ATGCACATAGGACTTCTGGTGCTCTCTATGCTGTTGATCAGAAGTATGAAGGTGACTCTGGTGCGCATGAAGGAAACTGGGCTGTTGCATGTAGCAAGGATTCTCCATCCAACACTGAGgtagttttgtcaaatacTGGGGCAGGGAAATTATCATTCATTTACAACTCCTCCCTGGCAAATCATTCTGGTTTTCATCTGCCTGACATTAAATTAATATGCAAGAAAATGGAGGCTAGATGTCTTAGGAAATACAAGAGCCTAGAACGCAATTTCTCTTTTATGAATCTTTTAAAAGATACTTGCCAGTGTATTGTTGACTTGGGTTTTGGATCTAGTGGACCTAGACATGAAGGCATCATGCAAACTCTTCTTGCCCAGGACATTATGTCCAAACCTTCAGTGCCACCAATATTGCAGTCAAAGCAAGCTAATTCCTCTTTTATTCGACCTAATAATCTCATGAGCCTTGGTGGTACTTGCTCCTctcatgctgttgctggtgtTGGCCACAATTCTAGTAATATGCCAGTTATTCTGCATAAACTACATATTGGTGCCAACAGACCACCTCATGATGTCAATGACATCACAAAAGGTGAAGAACGTTTAACGATTCCAATTATTAATGAAATCGGCAATGGgattcttcctcctccatttCACTACATACCACACAATATCACACTCCAAGAAGCCTATGTAAACCCCTCCCTTGCTAGAATCGGAGATGACAATTGCTGTTCTGATTGTTTTGGAGATTGTCTGGCACAATCACTTCCTTGTGCATGTGCTGCAGAAACAGGAGGAGAGTTTGCTTATACAACAGATGGCCTTCTTAAGGGAGCATTTCTAGATAGTTGTATCTCGATGCTTCAAGAACCACATAAACATCCACAGTTCTACTGCAAGATTTGCCCAAATGAACGAATGAAGATGGAAGTAAATTCTGATTCACCAAACACAGAAATGAATCCTGGTCCTTGTAAAGGACACCTTACAAGGAAATTCATTAAGGAATGCTGGAAAAAATGTGGCTGCACCAGAAATTGTGGAAACCGTGTGGTGCAGCAAGGCATCACACACCATTTACAG GTGTTCTTAACCCCCGGAAAAAAGGGATGGGGATTGCGCAGTACTGAAGAACTTCCTCGAGGTGCTTTTGTGTGCGAGTATGTTGGTGAAATATTAACGAACATTGAGCTGTATGACCGTACAATTCAAAAGACTGGTAAAGCAAAACACACATACCCGTTGTTACTTGATGCGGACTGGGGCACTGAAGGTGTTCTTAAGGACGAGGAAGCCCTTTGTCTGGATGCCACGTTTTATGGGAACATCGCAAGATTTATAAACCACAG GTAA